The proteins below are encoded in one region of bacterium:
- a CDS encoding haloacid dehalogenase-like hydrolase: MPILVTDFDGTFTRRDFFDLILERHNPPGARALWDRFLAGGMTPFEGIAGVLGSLRTDEAGALELVAAMDPPPGAAAAARALQAAGWEIVVASAGCRWYIERVLASLGLSFNVQANPGWFAPARGVVMELDPDSPYFHRELGIDKPAVVRAALARDPVVAFAGDSPRTDGPAAMLVAPDRRFATGPLARRLAADGTPYRAFADWTGIAAQLLG; the protein is encoded by the coding sequence ATGCCCATCCTCGTGACCGATTTCGACGGGACGTTCACCCGGCGCGATTTCTTCGACCTGATCCTCGAGCGGCACAACCCGCCCGGCGCCCGCGCGCTGTGGGACCGCTTCCTGGCGGGCGGGATGACGCCATTCGAGGGCATCGCCGGCGTGCTGGGCTCGCTGCGAACCGACGAGGCCGGGGCGTTGGAGCTGGTCGCGGCCATGGATCCGCCGCCGGGCGCCGCCGCGGCCGCGCGCGCGCTGCAGGCCGCCGGCTGGGAGATCGTCGTGGCCTCGGCGGGGTGCCGGTGGTACATCGAGCGCGTGCTTGCCTCGCTGGGCCTGTCGTTCAACGTGCAGGCGAACCCGGGCTGGTTCGCGCCCGCGCGTGGCGTGGTGATGGAGCTGGATCCGGACTCGCCGTACTTCCACCGCGAACTGGGCATCGACAAGCCGGCCGTGGTACGCGCGGCGCTGGCCCGCGACCCGGTGGTGGCCTTCGCCGGCGACAGCCCCCGGACCGACGGGCCGGCCGCCATGCTGGTCGCGCCGGACCGGCGCTTCGCCACCGGACCGCTGGCGCGGCGCCTGGCGGCCGACGGCACGCCGTACCGGGCGTTTGCGGACTGGACGGGGATTGCCGCCCAGCTGCTGGGCTAA
- the pckA gene encoding phosphoenolpyruvate carboxykinase (ATP), whose amino-acid sequence MKKSLKIASPADHHRTDLKADFGLENHGLMELKRVYWNLTEEALYEEFVFRGEGQIVNHGAMLVETGKWTARAAQDKYIVREHETEDKVWWGEYNRPLAPEKFANLFARVQGHLQGEEIFVQDVYCGQDPEHRLAVRIITQDAWQSLFARNMFISPKSRQEYKEFVPEFTLIACPHFKCDPRIDGTRSQTVLALNFADRRALVLGTMYAGEIKKSIFTVMNFLKPLDGVLAMHCSANVDYELKEPALFFGLSGTGKTTLSADPKRKLIGDDEHGWSDRGIFNFEGGCYAKVIRLSAEHEPQIHECTRRFGTILENVVHDPTTRRLDLDDDKLTENTRASYPLSFIDGVLEEGRVDTHPKNIILLTCDAQGVLPPLARLSPEQVIYYFISGYTAKIAGTEIGLGIEPEIAFSACFGAPFMVHHPFVYADMLRAKMEATGANCWLVNTGWTGGPFGIGKRISIRHTRGLLNAALEGKLDKVKYREDKLFGFEVPKTCPDVPEEVLDPSSSWGDKDDYWRRYDALAARFRENFKLFLDGCPAEIVKAGPRRLKDVEKGK is encoded by the coding sequence ATGAAGAAGTCTTTGAAGATCGCCTCGCCGGCGGACCATCATCGCACGGATCTGAAGGCCGATTTCGGCCTCGAGAACCACGGGCTGATGGAGCTGAAGCGCGTGTACTGGAACCTGACCGAGGAAGCGCTCTACGAGGAGTTCGTCTTCCGCGGCGAGGGCCAGATCGTCAACCACGGGGCCATGCTGGTCGAGACCGGCAAGTGGACCGCGCGCGCGGCGCAGGACAAGTACATCGTCCGCGAGCACGAGACCGAGGACAAGGTCTGGTGGGGCGAGTACAACCGCCCGCTGGCGCCCGAGAAGTTCGCCAACCTGTTCGCCCGCGTGCAGGGCCACCTGCAGGGCGAGGAGATCTTCGTCCAGGACGTGTACTGCGGCCAGGATCCCGAGCACCGGCTCGCCGTCCGCATCATCACGCAGGACGCCTGGCAGAGCCTGTTCGCGCGCAACATGTTCATCTCGCCGAAGAGCCGCCAGGAGTACAAGGAGTTCGTGCCCGAGTTCACGCTGATCGCGTGCCCGCACTTCAAGTGCGACCCGCGCATCGACGGCACGCGCTCGCAGACCGTGCTGGCGCTGAACTTCGCCGACCGCCGCGCGCTGGTCCTGGGCACGATGTACGCCGGCGAGATCAAGAAGTCGATCTTCACGGTGATGAACTTCCTGAAGCCGCTCGACGGCGTGCTGGCCATGCACTGCTCGGCCAACGTCGACTACGAGCTGAAGGAACCGGCGCTGTTCTTCGGCCTGTCGGGCACCGGCAAGACGACGCTGTCGGCCGACCCGAAACGTAAATTGATCGGCGACGACGAGCACGGCTGGTCCGACCGCGGCATCTTCAACTTCGAGGGCGGCTGCTACGCCAAGGTGATCCGCCTGTCGGCCGAGCACGAGCCGCAGATCCACGAGTGCACGCGCCGCTTCGGGACCATCCTCGAGAACGTGGTCCACGACCCGACCACGCGCCGGCTGGACCTGGACGACGACAAGCTGACCGAGAACACGCGCGCCTCGTACCCGCTGTCGTTCATCGACGGCGTGCTCGAGGAAGGGCGCGTCGACACGCACCCGAAGAACATCATCCTGCTCACGTGCGATGCGCAGGGCGTGCTGCCGCCATTGGCGCGGCTGTCGCCGGAACAGGTGATCTACTACTTCATCAGCGGCTACACGGCGAAGATCGCCGGCACCGAGATCGGGCTGGGCATCGAGCCGGAGATCGCGTTCTCGGCCTGCTTCGGCGCGCCGTTCATGGTGCACCACCCGTTCGTCTACGCCGACATGCTGCGTGCCAAGATGGAGGCTACCGGCGCCAATTGCTGGCTGGTCAACACGGGTTGGACCGGCGGCCCGTTCGGCATCGGCAAGCGCATCTCGATCAGGCACACCCGCGGGCTGCTGAACGCCGCCCTCGAGGGCAAGCTCGACAAGGTGAAGTACCGCGAGGACAAGCTGTTCGGGTTCGAGGTGCCGAAGACGTGCCCCGACGTGCCCGAGGAAGTGCTCGATCCGTCGTCGAGCTGGGGCGACAAGGACGACTACTGGCGCCGCTACGACGCCCTGGCCGCCCGCTTCCGCGAGAACTTCAAGCTGTTCCTCGACGGCTGCCCGGCGGAAATCGTCAAGGCCGGGCCGCGGCGGCTGAAGGACGTGGAGAAGGGTAAGTAA
- a CDS encoding aminotransferase class I/II-fold pyridoxal phosphate-dependent enzyme, translating to MTISLIARDLRESATLKMNERVAIMRAKGDPVIHLGGGEPKSLPPLDALTAAAGLLNSGEVRYTPAYGTPDMKAAIIRYTHDQYGYRPTLGMVMASGGAKQAIMCALQAILNPQDEVIFPSPYWVSYPEMVKMCGAVPVPAKPMDGGLVPTISDITMRMSSNTKAIMINSPNNPSGAIYPEQFIKDVVALCEKEGIYLIMDDIYNRLVFGGKRVTNPIRCASDFGSDNCKMIVINGVSKVYAMTGFRIGWAIANPKLIEVMSIIQSHQTSGPSGLLQKAAIAAINGTQNCVDNLVMTLENNAGVMVRRLGAFDGVKVTPPDGTFYCFADFSTYNKDSTKLAEFLLNKVMVCTVPGVEFGMEGFLRLSTCGTSKEIIEGIERMKWALDPNSPNELIIGQRKMVRDWL from the coding sequence ATGACCATCAGTCTGATCGCCAGGGACCTTCGGGAATCGGCCACGCTGAAGATGAACGAACGCGTGGCCATCATGCGCGCCAAGGGTGACCCCGTCATCCATCTCGGCGGCGGCGAGCCGAAGAGCCTGCCCCCGCTGGACGCGCTCACCGCGGCTGCGGGACTGCTCAACTCGGGCGAGGTGCGCTACACGCCGGCCTACGGCACGCCCGACATGAAGGCCGCGATCATCCGCTACACGCACGACCAGTACGGCTACCGGCCCACGCTCGGCATGGTGATGGCCTCGGGCGGCGCCAAGCAGGCGATCATGTGCGCGCTGCAGGCGATCCTGAACCCGCAGGACGAGGTCATCTTCCCCTCGCCGTACTGGGTCAGCTATCCCGAGATGGTCAAGATGTGCGGCGCGGTGCCGGTGCCCGCCAAGCCGATGGACGGGGGCCTGGTCCCGACCATCTCCGACATCACGATGCGGATGTCGTCGAACACCAAGGCCATCATGATCAACAGCCCGAACAACCCGTCGGGCGCCATCTACCCCGAGCAGTTCATCAAGGATGTCGTGGCCCTCTGCGAGAAGGAGGGCATCTACCTGATCATGGACGACATCTACAATCGCCTGGTTTTCGGGGGCAAGCGGGTCACCAATCCGATCAGGTGCGCCAGCGATTTCGGCAGCGACAACTGCAAGATGATCGTCATCAACGGCGTCTCGAAGGTCTACGCGATGACGGGCTTCCGCATCGGCTGGGCCATCGCGAACCCGAAGCTGATCGAGGTCATGTCGATCATCCAGTCGCACCAGACGAGCGGCCCGTCGGGCCTGCTGCAGAAGGCGGCCATCGCGGCCATCAACGGCACGCAGAACTGCGTCGACAACCTGGTGATGACCCTGGAGAACAACGCCGGAGTGATGGTGCGGCGCCTGGGCGCCTTCGACGGCGTGAAGGTGACGCCGCCCGACGGCACGTTCTACTGCTTCGCCGACTTCTCGACGTACAACAAGGACAGCACCAAGCTGGCCGAGTTCCTGCTGAACAAGGTGATGGTCTGCACCGTGCCGGGCGTCGAGTTCGGCATGGAGGGCTTCCTGCGCCTGAGCACCTGCGGGACGTCGAAGGAGATCATCGAGGGCATCGAGCGGATGAAGTGGGCCCTGGACCCCAATTCACCCAATGAACTGATCATCGGTCAGCGCAAGATGGTGAGGGACTGGCTATGA